From Halorussus lipolyticus:
AGTCGGCGCTCGAAAACGTGGTCTTCCTCCGGAAGATGGCCGGGAAATCAGCGGACCGCCAGCAGGCCCGCGAGTTGCTGGCGACGGTCGGGTTAGAGGGGTTCGAGGAGGCCCGGCCCGCCGAACTCTCGGGCGGGATGGCCCAGCGGGTCGCCATCGCTCGGGCGCTCCACCTCGGGGCGTCGGTCCTGCTGATGGACGAACCGTTCGGCGAACTCGACGAGTTGACCCGCGAGGAGATGGGCGTCGAGGTCCGGCGGGTGTGGCGCGACCAGCGCAAGACCGTGCTGTTCGTGACCCACAGCGTGCCCGAAGCGGTCTTCCTCGCCGACAGGTGCGTCGTGATGAGCGCCAATCCCGGCGAAATCGAGGCCGTCTTCGACGTGGAACTGCCCCGGCCCCGCGACGAATCGGTGTACGGGACCACCGCCTTTCAGGAGCAGGTCGCGCAGGTCAGAACTGCGCTCCACGAGGGGTACGAACGCTGATGGCGGCGTCGTTCCGAGGGCGATGAGTTACGCCGACCGCATCCCGGCCGCCGGTCTCTCGCTTCCGATTGGGGCGCTCGCGGTGGGCCTGCTGGCGTGGTGGGCGGTCGTCGCGCTGGCGGGGATTCCGGCCTACCTGCTTCCGACGCCGGTGGCCGTCGCCGAGCGACTCGCCGACCGGCCGGGCCTCTACCTCCGGAACGGGGCGATTACGCTCCGGCGGATTCTGGTCGGCGGGGCGATGGGCGTCGTCGGCGGGTTCGGCGTGGCCGCGATTGTGGCCCACTCGACGCTCCTCCGGCGGGCGCTCTCGCCGTATCTGGTGACCGCGCGGGTCCTCCCGAAAATCGCCGTCGCGCCGCTCCTGCTGGTCTATCTCGGAACCGGGGCGAGGACCGCCTCAGTGTTCGTCGCGCTGGTCGCGTTCTTCCCGACGTTCGTGAGTTCCGCCTCGGGGTTGGCCGAGACCCCCGACGAGTACCTCGATTTGCTCCGGTCGGTCGAGGCCGGTCCAGTCCGGACCGTCCTGTTCGTCCGGATTCCGGCCGCGCTCCCCTCGGTGTTCGCCGGTCTCAAGCAGTCGGCGGCCCTCGCGGTGGTCGGCGCGGTAGTCGCCGAGTGGATTCTGACCGACGCCGGACTTGGGTATCTGGTCCTCATCGGCGCGGAGAACGTCCAGACCGACATGGTGCTGGCCGCTGTCGCGGTGCTGTTCGCCGAGGGGATGGCGGTCTACGGCGCGGTGGTCGCAGTCGAAAATCGGGTTTCGTGGCGACTCGACTAAGGAATTGTATCGTTGTCCGAAGAACATCTTAAAGACGCTTAGACATCTAACAATCTGTCTTTTAAGAATGTGGATATTGCTTTCGGGCAGGACCCTCCCGTCGCCAGCGCGCAACGCCGCGCCCCCAAGCCGTTTTCTCTCCCGGCGTCGTAGCGCCACGCATGGAAGGGCTTCGGTGGGTGCAACTGAGCGAACAGGAACTGGACGATTTTCTCGGAGACGGCGGCACGGGGACCCTCTCGTTCTCGACCGAAATCGAGGAGCCACCCTTCTCCCTGCCCGTCTCCTACGGCTACGACGGCGACGGGCACCTCTACTTCCGTCTCGCCTTCCCGGACGGGAGCAGGAAGGCGGGCCTCCTCGACAACCCGGTCACGTTCGTCACCCACGCCCGAACCGATGGGCGATGGCGGAGCGTCGTCGCTACCGGCGGACTCGAAGACGTGTCCGACATGGACTACGATTCGGCCGCGGTGCAGGGGATGTGGGCGGTGGACATCCCGGAGGTGGACGTGTTCGACCGGCCGCCCGAAGAAGTCGAGTTCCGGCAGTTCCGCCTCAATCCCGAGACGCTGACGGGGCGGAAGGAAGTCGAGTCGGACTCGTAGCGGCCTACCCCCAGTCGGCCCGACGCTCGACCAGCGCGGGCACCAGATAGAACCCGACCCCCAACACCGCCAGCACGCCGAGCGCGGCGACCATCCGGGCGGTCTGCAGTCGCGTCGAGGCCCGAAACACCCGATAGCCGATACCCGCCTTCAGCGTCAGGAACTCGGCGACCACCGCGCCGACGACGCTCACGGCGGCCGCGATTTGCAGACCGGCGAACGCCTGCGGTGCGGCAGACGGGAGGCGAACCCAGAGGTACTGGCTGAGTTCCGAGGCCCCGACCGACCGCGCCAGCGCCACGAACTCCTCGGGAGTCGCGGACAACCCCTGATACGTCGCTATCGTCACCGGGAAGACGGCCAGCGTGCCGGCGAGCAAGGCCCGCGCCGGCACCCCGTCGCCGAACCACCGAAAGAGGAGCGGCGCGACTGCGACGACGGGGACCACCCGGAGGGCGACCACGTAGGGTCGGACCACCGCGCGGGTCGTCTCGGACGCCGACATCGCCACAGCGAGGACGCCACCGACCAGCGCCCCCGCCACCAGTCCACTCCCGGCGGTCAGCGCCGTGACGCCGGCGGCCTCGACCAGTTCGGGCCAATTCTCGGCGAGCGCCCCGGCCACGTCGCCCGGACTCGGGAAGACCACGCTCGGGACTTCGGCGGTCCGGGCAGTCGCCCACCACCCGACGACGAGGACTACTGCCACACCAACCGGCGGGACAGCCCGCCCGACGAACGCGGATGCGGACTCGGTGAGGGACCGCGAACCGGACGCTCGCGCCGGAGTGGTGTTCGGTCCGCTCGCATCCGACCGGCCCGCGCCGGACGCCGGCGACCCCGGTTTGGCCATCAGTTGCTCCTGTCCTCGGTCGTCGTCTCCGCGTCGGTTCCGGTGGTCGTGGCGGTCGATTCGGACGGCGTGACCTGTTCGGCGTACTCGCCGACGAACTGGTAGTCCGTATCGAGGTGGTCGTTGGTCCAGACCGACGCGGGGTCGGTCTCACCGCCGAGGAGGTCGGCGTCCAGAAGCGCCCGATACATCGTCTCCCACGGTTGGGCGTCGCTCCATCCCCACCCGTGCTGGCGGACCGATTCGGAGAGAACGTAGTCGCTGGCCATCTCGACCCACTTCGCGCGCTGGGTCTCGGCAGTTTCTTCGAGCGCGGGGTTGGCCGCGACCAGCATGTCGGTGGCCTCGTCGGGGTTGTCGGTGGCCCACGCCGCTCCGCGGGCGGTGGCGTTCAGGAACCCCCGGACGACATTGGGGTTGGCCTCGGCGAACTCCGGATTCGTGCCGACGACGTGGCCGTAGGAGGGGATGGTCTCGGCCACCGGAATCGAGTAGACTGTCTCCGCGGACTGGCGCGCCACCACCGCGTCGGCGAACACTCCTCCGGCGGCGTCGATTTTGCCCCCTAAGAGCTGTTGCACCGTGTCGAAGCCCGTATCCACGAGTTCGACCTCTGAGAGTACGCCTTGCTCCTCCAGCAGGAGTTTGGTGAGAATCCGGACCATGCCGGGACCGGTGCCGACCGTCTTGCCCGCGAGTTGGTCGATGCGCTCCATCTCACTGCCGAAGGCGTCTCGGGTCGTGAACACCACCACCGGGCTTTTCTGCATCACGACGCCGACCGATTGGGGATTCAGTCCGCGGGTGTTGATGTTGAGTATCTGGCTCGCGCCGGTGATGGCGAACTCGGTGTTGCCGAGGCCGACCTGCTTGGCCGCGAAGTCCGACCCCTGCCCGGACTGAATCTCGGCGAGGGTCACGCCCTGCTGGTCGTAGTAGCCCCGCGCTTTGGCGGCGTAGTAGGGCACGTGAAGTCCGTTAGGCTTCCAATTCAGCAGGAGGCGTACCCCGTCGGATTGGGCGGTCGCAGTGATGCCGAGTTGACTTGCGAGTGCTGTGGCTCCCGTCGCTCGAAGGAACTGCCGTCGTGTCTCCCCCATCGTTATCCCGTCGGGGAACACGACTATCAGTGTCATAATCGTTCGGGGACGTTCGGTCGCGGTCACCCTGCTGGCGCGACCGAGGACCCAATCGGTTCGGAGGGTGCGGACGATGGACTCCTCGACGCAAGCCTGACGCTCCCCGGACGGTTTGGTGGTGCTTACTCGTCGGTATCACTCCTCGCGGGTATCCGCCGACTAGTAATCGCTTGTTTCGACCCGAACTCATTTGTCGAATGTCGCCGATATGGCAGGAGCATGCTACCGCTCCAACAGTTCGACTGGCCGACCACCATCGAGGAGTTCGTCGCGCAGTTCGGGGACCTCCTCTGGGCGGTCGTCTCGTTCGTGGTCGCCTTCGTGGTGGTCTACCTTCTGGTGCGATACGTGCTGGTGAAACTCGTCCGCGGGTCGCTGTCGGCCCGCGGGTTCGACCGAACCGTCGTCCAACTCGCGGCCAACACCGCCAGAGCGCTCGCCTTGTTCGTCGCCATCGCAGTCGCGTTCACGGTCGCCGGGTTCGGAAGCTTTCTCGCGGCCTTCGCCACGCTCGGCGGTGCCCTCGCGTTAGCACTCGGGTTCGCCGCCCAAGACCTCATCTCAAACTTCGTCGCGGGGATATTCATTCTCAAGGACAAGCCCTTCGAGGTCGGCGACTGGATAGAATGGAACGGCCAGTCGGGCGTGGTCCGGGAAATCGACCTCCGGGTCTCGAAACTCGAAACGTTCAACAACGAGGTGGTCACGGTTCCCAACTCCGAACTCGCCAACAACGCGGTCACGAACCCGATGGCCAACGACAAACTCCGCCTCCAGTTCGTCTTCGGTATCGGGTACGACGACGACATCGACGAGGCCGCCGACATCATCCTCGAAGACGCTCGCTCGCTCCCGGACGTGCTGGACGACCCCGAACCCTCGGTCCGGACCACGGAACTCGCCGACTCCTACGTCGGCCTCGAATCCAGAATCTGGATAGCCAACCCCGAACGGGGCAAGTTCAAGTCGGTCCTCTCCGAACACGTCAAGGGCGTCAAGGAGCGATTCGACGCCGAAGGCATCGACATGCCCTACCCCTACCGGCAACTCACCGGCGGCATCTCCATCGAGGAGATGGGCGAACTCGACCAAGCGGACGTGACCGGCGATTAGCGACGACCCGCGACGAAAGGTCAGGATTCCGGGCATTTTCTCGGAATCGTGACACCGGTTTCGCGCGCGCGTGTGCGAGGGATTTATCAATGCGGAACCGCTATCCTGAATCAGGTTTTATGAGTCAGGAAAGTGAATACGGGGCCGGGCAAATTCAGGTTCTCGAAGGCTTACAGGCCGTCCGAAAACGCCCGGCGATGTATATCGGTTCTACCGACGCACGAGGGTTACAC
This genomic window contains:
- a CDS encoding ABC transporter permease, translating into MAKPGSPASGAGRSDASGPNTTPARASGSRSLTESASAFVGRAVPPVGVAVVLVVGWWATARTAEVPSVVFPSPGDVAGALAENWPELVEAAGVTALTAGSGLVAGALVGGVLAVAMSASETTRAVVRPYVVALRVVPVVAVAPLLFRWFGDGVPARALLAGTLAVFPVTIATYQGLSATPEEFVALARSVGASELSQYLWVRLPSAAPQAFAGLQIAAAVSVVGAVVAEFLTLKAGIGYRVFRASTRLQTARMVAALGVLAVLGVGFYLVPALVERRADWG
- a CDS encoding pyridoxamine 5'-phosphate oxidase family protein is translated as MEGLRWVQLSEQELDDFLGDGGTGTLSFSTEIEEPPFSLPVSYGYDGDGHLYFRLAFPDGSRKAGLLDNPVTFVTHARTDGRWRSVVATGGLEDVSDMDYDSAAVQGMWAVDIPEVDVFDRPPEEVEFRQFRLNPETLTGRKEVESDS
- a CDS encoding ABC transporter permease codes for the protein MSYADRIPAAGLSLPIGALAVGLLAWWAVVALAGIPAYLLPTPVAVAERLADRPGLYLRNGAITLRRILVGGAMGVVGGFGVAAIVAHSTLLRRALSPYLVTARVLPKIAVAPLLLVYLGTGARTASVFVALVAFFPTFVSSASGLAETPDEYLDLLRSVEAGPVRTVLFVRIPAALPSVFAGLKQSAALAVVGAVVAEWILTDAGLGYLVLIGAENVQTDMVLAAVAVLFAEGMAVYGAVVAVENRVSWRLD
- a CDS encoding ABC transporter ATP-binding protein, whose amino-acid sequence is MVGDETGARATDESSRERPERPERRGTAIRLDGVGVDFEAVRALADVDLDVAEGEFVTVIGPSGCGKTTMLRTVGGLQDPTEGTVRVEGDPPDRAREDGEFGFVFQRHALLPWKSALENVVFLRKMAGKSADRQQARELLATVGLEGFEEARPAELSGGMAQRVAIARALHLGASVLLMDEPFGELDELTREEMGVEVRRVWRDQRKTVLFVTHSVPEAVFLADRCVVMSANPGEIEAVFDVELPRPRDESVYGTTAFQEQVAQVRTALHEGYER
- a CDS encoding mechanosensitive ion channel family protein; this encodes MLPLQQFDWPTTIEEFVAQFGDLLWAVVSFVVAFVVVYLLVRYVLVKLVRGSLSARGFDRTVVQLAANTARALALFVAIAVAFTVAGFGSFLAAFATLGGALALALGFAAQDLISNFVAGIFILKDKPFEVGDWIEWNGQSGVVREIDLRVSKLETFNNEVVTVPNSELANNAVTNPMANDKLRLQFVFGIGYDDDIDEAADIILEDARSLPDVLDDPEPSVRTTELADSYVGLESRIWIANPERGKFKSVLSEHVKGVKERFDAEGIDMPYPYRQLTGGISIEEMGELDQADVTGD
- a CDS encoding ABC transporter substrate-binding protein, whose protein sequence is MTLIVVFPDGITMGETRRQFLRATGATALASQLGITATAQSDGVRLLLNWKPNGLHVPYYAAKARGYYDQQGVTLAEIQSGQGSDFAAKQVGLGNTEFAITGASQILNINTRGLNPQSVGVVMQKSPVVVFTTRDAFGSEMERIDQLAGKTVGTGPGMVRILTKLLLEEQGVLSEVELVDTGFDTVQQLLGGKIDAAGGVFADAVVARQSAETVYSIPVAETIPSYGHVVGTNPEFAEANPNVVRGFLNATARGAAWATDNPDEATDMLVAANPALEETAETQRAKWVEMASDYVLSESVRQHGWGWSDAQPWETMYRALLDADLLGGETDPASVWTNDHLDTDYQFVGEYAEQVTPSESTATTTGTDAETTTEDRSN